In a single window of the Arachis hypogaea cultivar Tifrunner chromosome 6, arahy.Tifrunner.gnm2.J5K5, whole genome shotgun sequence genome:
- the LOC112696215 gene encoding ent-copalyl diphosphate synthase, chloroplastic, translated as MSSHHYFFSTYFHPSSLFSSSYRTLLPFSHLIFSKTSACVAFSEANNKGKKQEALRYRAVSKPRETLEGGITTLKVNEINVDETIQEEQNTEVEVKDEIKKRVKAIKSLLDSMEDGEISVSAYDTAWVALVEDVKGSGSPQFPKSLEWISNNQLLDGSWGDSQVFSAHDRILNTLACVVALKTWNMHPEQCDKGMKFFKENLEKLQNENDEHMPIGFEVAFPSLMDIARKLNIEVPEDSPILKEIYAKRNLKLTRIPREVMHKVPTTLLHSLEGMSGLNWKQLLKLQSQDGSFLFSPSSTAFALMQTKDHNCFSYLNKAINKFNGGVPNVYPVDLFEHLWTVDRLQRLGISRYFGQHIKNCLSYVFNYWTEKGICWAKNSSVQDIDDTAMGFRLLRLHGYKMPANVFENFQRNGEFFCFAGQSTQGLTGMFNLYRATQLMFPGEEILESAKSFSKKFLREKRESNQLVDKWIIMKNLPEEVAYALDIPWYASLNRVETRFYIDQYGGENDIWIGKTLYRMPIVNNNHYLDLAKLDYNNCQAVHLTEWKKIQEWYSNLKLAEFGLSKNSLLLAYFLAAASIYEPERSQERLAWAKTTALLETIASYVTDDDADSRKDFVTKFTQCFDKCDNSVGWRLKKNKTGQELAQTLVADIDQISWDILVSHGHEIGYDMHHAWKKWLSSWQLEGNNCEGKAGLLVHIINLSGGHWNSEEELSFNPQYQHLLQLTNSVCHKLYSFQKDKENEPGRYNGKHKITTSEVESEMRELVQLVLQKSSTNDLGFNIKNTFLMVAKSFYYAAFCDSRTINFHVAKVLFEKVV; from the exons ATGTCTTCTCATCACTACTTCTTTTCCACCTACTTTcacccttcttctctcttttcttcttcttatcgTACTCTTCTCCCTTTTTCTCATCTAATATTCTCCAAAACCTCTGCGT GTGTTGCGTTTTCGGAGGCTAATAATAAAGGCAAAAAACAAGAGGCATTAAGATACAGAGCTGTCTCGAAACCACGag aaaCATTGGAGGGTGGCATAACAACCTTAAAGGTGAATGAGATTAATGTAGACGAAACAATACAAGAGGAGCAAAATACTGAG gtTGAAGTGAAGGATGAGATCAAAAAACGGGTGAAAGCTATAAAATCATTGTTGGATTcgatggaagatggagagatatCAGTGTCTGCCTATGACACAGCATGGGTTGCTCTTGTTGAAGATGTTAAAGGAAGTGGTTCTCCTCAATTTCCAAAAAGCCTTGAATGGATTTCAAACAACCAACTCCTTGATGGTTCTTGGGGTGACAGTCAAGTATTCTCAGCCCATGATCGAATCCTCAACACCTTGGCTTGTGTCGTTGCATTAAAAACATGGAATATGCATCCTGAACAATGTGACAAAG gaATGAAATTCTTCAAAGAGAACCTTGAGAAGCTTCAGAATGAGAATGATGAACACATGCCAATTGGTTTCGAAGTAGCTTTCCCTTCACTTATGGACATAGCGCGTAAGCTGAACATTGAAGTGCCCGAGGATTCACCTATATTAAAAGAAATTTATGCCAAGAGAAACTTAAAACTAACCAG AATACCAAGAGAAGTGATGCATAAAGTGCCCACAACTCTTTTACATAGCTTGGAAGGGATGTCAGGCTTGAATTGGAAACAGCTTCTAAAACTTCAATCTCAAGATGGCTCATTCTTGTTCTCTCCATCTTCCACTGCGTTTGCTCTCATGCAAACCAAAGATCACAATTGCTTCTCTTACTTGAATAAAGCTATTAATAAGTTCAACGGTGGAg TTCCAAATGTGTATCCAGTGGATTTGTTTGAACATCTTTGGACGGTAGATCGATTACAGCGTCTTGGGATATCGCGATATTTTGGCCAACATATCAAAAACTGTTTGAGCTATGTTTTCaa TTACTGGACTGAAAAGGGTATTTGTTGGGCAAAAAATTCGAGTGTTCAAGATATTGATGACACAGCAATGGGTTTCAGATTACTAAGACTACACGGGTATAAAATGCCAGCCA ATGTGTTTGAAAACTTCCAAAGAAACGGTGAATTTTTTTGCTTTGCTGGGCAATCAACACAAGGGTTGACCGGAATGTTCAATCTATATAGAGCAACACAATTGATGTTCCCTGGAGAAGAGATTCTTGAGAGTGCAAAGAGTTTTTCTAAAAAGTTTTTGAGGGAAAAACGAGAGTCAAATCAGCTAGTTGATAAATGGATCATAATGAAGAATTTGCCAGAAGAG GTGGCATATGCTTTGGACATCCCATGGTATGCAAGCTTAAATAGAGTGGAGACAAGATTCTACATTGATCAATATGGTGGTGAGAATGACATTTGGATTGGCAAAACTCTTTACAG GATGCCAATTGTAAACAACAACCACTACTTGGACCTAGCTAAATTAGATTACAACAACTGCCAAGCTGTCCATCTAACAGAATGGAAAAAGATTCAAGA GTGGTACTCAAATTTGAAATTAGCAGAATTTGGACTGAGCAAAAACTCTCTGCTATTGGCATACTTTTTGGCGGCAGCCAGCATCTATGAACCTGAAAGGTCTCAGGAGAGGCTTGCATGGGCCAAGACCACTGCATTGCTTGAAACAATAGCATCCTATGTTACCGATGACGATGCTGATTCAAGAAAAGATTTCGTTACAAAATTCACTCAATGCTTTGACAAATGTGACAATTCTGTTGGATG GAGGTTGAAGAAGAATAAAACAGGACAGGAACTTGCTCAGACTTTGGTTGCAGATATAGATCAAATTTCTTGGGATATACTCGTATCTCATGGTCATGAAATTGGATATGACATGCATCATGCA TGGAAAAAATGGCTTTCAAGTTGGCAATTAGAAGGGAACAATTGCGAAGGAAAAGCAGGGCTATTGGTGCATATAATAAACCTAAGCGGTGGACATTGGAATTCAGAGGAAGAGCTGAGCTTCAATCCACAATATCAGCATTTGCTCCAATTAACCAACTCAGTGTGTCACAAGCTCTATTCTTTCCAAAAGGACA AGGAAAATGAGCCTGGAAGGTACAATGGGAAGCACAAGATTACAACTTCAGAAGTAGAGTCTGAGATGAGAGAACTTGTGCAGTTGGTGTTACAAAAATCTTCAACTAATGACCTTGGTTTCAACATAAAGAACACTTTCCTGATGGTGGCAAAGAGTTTTTACTATGCAGCCTTTTGTGATTCAAGGACCATCAACTTCCATGTTGCTAAAGTTCTCTTTGAGAAAGTTGTTTGA
- the LOC112696216 gene encoding uncharacterized protein: MNNDDGVLSIPLKKTDPVELYLPLRKLVASKYSESDAQKVESVLETLNKCRRDMVERRADLSLPMQRDCLIHYFKCLSMVEPLFTSISSDADPILFVWYDAFNPDHQDGVPSQLKGIQLEKAAVVFNLGAIYSQIAASCDRTTALGRHLAIEAFKVAANFFRKLGQFFAKDVVSATLDLTLLFADFLHLLFSAQASELELHELLNKNDASYAFQQHRCALAFRSVYELHRRAYETIRNDSAARKHFRSFDPTWLTHLKKKVAFLYAEARQRESSILPQSERCHVCSTVDSCALDHDAECVTEILVRGICSTKTQPFEIQIRMYVDLILSEYNPFKIMKDGKLVAYPWDMPPPYPTDSAILSSSMSSSSLSDILGSLPLKKTEPLNLYDSFGNLMAYPWDMPPPYPTAWAILSSSLYSSSLSDILGFLPLKKTEPLNLYESLRSYFVLKYSESVANRVEGLLQMLHKLRNEMLRDDLSLPLRRDCLILYLKYLCMIEPVFPMNASPNPPIFVWYNAIIPHQHSSQHNIHLEKASVLFNLGSLCTRIALSCDLTTIHGLRLAMDALNDASRWLTRLRYCESRLASGTTDLSEHYINMIIRQFPRLKSKIPRPQSVESSSPRYRAAYDPVKYDLFAYDPSDVTEQFLLGYCKGYSMVQEVCERGLPWETPPCLDLLSEVSPVNIKDGNLVANATLEAPNSALENMSLQETTLQ, encoded by the exons ATGAACAACGATGATGGGGTGCTGTCAATCCCACTGAAGAAGACTGATCCGGTGGAGCTGTACCTGCCGTTACGTAAGTTGGTAGCCTCAAAATACTCCGAGAGCGATGCACAAAAAGTTGAAAGCGTTCTCGAAACCCTAAACAAATGCCGCCGGGACATGGTGGAGCGTAGAGCGGACCTCTCCCTTCCCATGCAACGTGACTGCCTCATCCACTACTTCAAATGCCTTTCCATGGTTGAGCCACTCTTCACCTCTATCTCTTCCGACGCCGACCCCATTCTCTTTGTCTGGTACGACGCCTTCAACCCTGACCATCAAGATGGGGTCCCCTCACAGCTTAAGGGCATCCAGTTGGAGAAGGCCGCTGTTGTCTTCAACCTCGGAGCCATCTACAGCCAGATTGCTGCCTCTTGCGACCGTACCACCGCCCTTGGCCGTCACCTTGCAATCGAAGCCTTCAAAGTTGCCGCCAATTTCTTCCGCAAACTCGGGCAGTTTTTTGCCAAGGACGTGGTCTCCGCCACCCTCGATTTAACTCTCCTCTTCGCCGATTTTCTGCACCTCCTCTTCTCCGCTCAGGCTTCCGAGCTCGAATTACACGAACTCCTCAACAAAAACGACGCCAGTTACGCTTTCCAACAACACCGATGTGCCCTAGCGTTTAGATCG gtTTATGAGCTTCATCGTAGAGCGTATGAAACGATAAGGAATGATTCGGCTGCACGGAAACATTTCCGCTCTTTTGACCCAACCTGGTTAACTCATCTTAAAAAGAAGGTGGCATTCTTATACGCGGAGGCTCGTCAGAGGGAATCATCCATCCTACCCCAATCCGAGCGATGTCATGTTTGTTCAACGGTCGATTCTTGTGCTCTTGATCATGATGCAGAATGTGTCACTGAGATATTAGTTAGAGGGATTTGCTCGACGAAAACCCAGCCATTCGAAATACAAATCCGAATGTACGTTGACCTCATCCTCTCCGAGTACAATCCTTTCAAGATTATGAAGGATGGAAAGTTGGTGGCTTACCCATGGGATATGCCTCCTCCTTATCCAACAGATTCGGCGATCCTCTCATCTTCGATGTCTTCTTCGTCCTTGTCGGATATTCTTGGATCCCTTCCTTTGAAGAAGACTGAGCCCTTGAATCTCTATGACTCCTTTGGAAACTTGATGGCTTACCCATGGGATATGCCTCCTCCTTATCCAACAGCTTGGGCAATCCTCTCATCTTCGTTGTATTCTTCGTCCTTGTCGGATATTCTTGGATTCCTTCCTTTGAAGAAGACTGAGCCCTTGAATCTCTATGAGTCCCTGCGCAGTTACTTTGTCCTCAAATACTCTGAGAGCGTGGCAAACAGAGTAGAAGGCCTTCTCCAAATGCTACACAAATTGCGCAATGAGATGCTGCGTGATGACCTTTCGCTACCCCTTCGCCGTGACTGCCTCATCCTTTATTTGAAATACCTTTGCATGATTGAGCCTGTCTTCCCTATGAATGCCTCACCCAACCCACCTATCTTTGTTTGGTACAATGCCATCATCCCTCATCAGCACTCTTCTCAGCATAACATCCATTTGGAGAAGGCCTCTGTTCTCTTCAACCTGGGATCCCTCTGCACCCGCATTGCTCTCTCCTGCGatctcaccaccatccatggCCTTCGCCTTGCCATGGACGCCTTAAATGATGCTTCACGTTGGCTCACTCGACTGAGATACTGTGAGTCTCGCCTGGCATCTGGCACGACTGACTTGTCAGAACACTACATCAATATGATAATCCGTCAGTTTCCCCGCTTGAAATCGAAGATTCCTCGTCCCCAATCTGTTGAATCATCATCACCTAGATATCGT GCCGCTTATGATCCGGTCAAATATGATCTTTTTGCTTATGACCCAAGTGATGTCACTGAACAATTTCTTTTGGGATATTGTAAGGGTTATTCCATGGTTCAAGAGGTATGTGAAAGAGGATTGCCATGGGAAACACCACCATGCTTGGACCTTCTCTCTGAGGTTAGCCCTGTCAATATTAAGGATGGAAATCTTGTGGCCAATGCAACCTTAGAGGCACCAAATTCAGCATTGGAGAACATGAGCTTGCAGGAGACGACACTACAGTAA